A window of the Citrus sinensis cultivar Valencia sweet orange chromosome 9, DVS_A1.0, whole genome shotgun sequence genome harbors these coding sequences:
- the LOC102623520 gene encoding uncharacterized protein LOC102623520: protein MKEDLCDHVWEFHFNKVVPEYWLNLDPYWKGTSPLMHRYFHEDGSQTADPGDEVWGGHECCYSIVTSVVGEGKIREHYVRINRCWLHMLVSRKKDWSWEMSNILYCYSSVPDGHRVGGTGPLLLCLE from the exons ATGAAAGAAGACCTTTGTGATCATGTTTGGGAGTTTCATTTTAACAAG GTGGTACCAGAGTATTGGCTTAATCTCGACCCCTACTGGAAGGGTACTAGCCCTCTAATGCACCGTTACTTTCATGAAGATGGGAGTCAAACTGCAGATCCTGGTGACGAGGTATGGGGCGGGCATGAATGCTGTTACTCTATAGTTACCAGTGTTGTTGGTGAAGGAAAGATTAGGGAGCACTATGTTAGAATAAACCGCTGCTGGCTGCATATGCTTGTCTCTAGGAAGAAGGACTGGAGCTGGGAAATGTCGAATATCCTCTACTGCTACTCCAGTGTCCCTGATGGCCACAGGGTTGGTGGTACAGGACCCCTGCTTCTGTGTCTAGAATGA